A single genomic interval of Isorropodon fossajaponicum endosymbiont JTNG4 harbors:
- a CDS encoding enoyl-ACP reductase FabI: protein MGFLTGKKALVVGVASNRSIAWGIAQAMANQGCEIALTYQSERLKKRVDKCAVACHSTIVIECDVASDEGIEKTFKELKTYWDNFDIIIHSVAFAPREALDGNYIQATTRENFATAHDISSYSFTALAKAAYSMLNDNGALLTVSYLGSIRAILNYNVMGVAKASLEANVRYMAAALGPEKGIRVNAVSAGPIKTLAASGIKDFNKLLDYAADSSALKRNVTTEEVGNAAAFLCSDLASGITGEVTYIDSGYNFYDKGPN, encoded by the coding sequence ATGGGCTTCTTAACTGGAAAAAAAGCACTTGTTGTTGGTGTTGCATCAAATCGCTCTATTGCTTGGGGCATTGCACAAGCTATGGCTAATCAAGGCTGTGAGATCGCACTTACTTATCAAAGTGAAAGACTTAAAAAACGAGTTGATAAATGCGCTGTAGCTTGCCACTCAACCATTGTTATTGAATGTGATGTTGCTAGTGATGAAGGCATTGAAAAAACCTTTAAAGAATTAAAAACTTATTGGGATAATTTTGACATCATCATTCATTCAGTTGCCTTTGCACCACGTGAAGCATTAGATGGTAACTATATCCAAGCAACCACTCGTGAAAATTTTGCCACGGCGCATGATATTAGTTCATACAGCTTTACTGCACTTGCAAAAGCCGCTTATTCCATGCTTAATGACAATGGTGCTTTATTAACAGTCAGTTATTTAGGCAGTATTCGCGCCATTCTAAATTACAATGTAATGGGTGTGGCTAAGGCTTCACTTGAAGCTAATGTTCGTTACATGGCAGCAGCCTTAGGACCTGAAAAAGGCATTCGCGTTAATGCAGTCTCAGCAGGACCAATTAAAACTTTAGCGGCATCTGGTATTAAGGATTTTAACAAACTGCTTGATTATGCTGCAGACAGTTCTGCACTTAAACGCAACGTAACCACTGAAGAAGTGGGCAATGCTGCTGCATTCTTATGTTCTGATTTAGCCTCAGGCATCACTGGTGAAGTCACTTATATTGATTCTGGTTATAACTTTTATGATAAGGGTCCAAACTAA